One window of the Chryseotalea sp. WA131a genome contains the following:
- a CDS encoding nicotinate-nucleotide adenylyltransferase has product MNQRQKIGLFFGSFNPIHIGHLIIANIMAENVDLKKVWLIVSPQNPLKPSKGLLHEFDRYDMAKAAVADHYKIEVSDVEFHLPKPSYTIHTLAYLTEKHPDKDFKVIIGEDNLESFAKWKNHEQILNQYGLYVYPRPHVTNSDLKRHAHVKMVDAPLLDISATYIRESIKNNKSIRYLVPEAVEAIIRLKDFYK; this is encoded by the coding sequence ATGAATCAACGGCAAAAAATCGGTCTCTTCTTTGGTTCCTTTAATCCCATCCATATCGGTCATTTGATTATTGCCAATATTATGGCTGAGAATGTCGACCTGAAAAAAGTTTGGCTGATTGTTTCTCCTCAAAATCCCCTAAAGCCCAGTAAAGGTCTTCTTCATGAGTTTGATCGGTACGACATGGCCAAGGCAGCCGTAGCCGACCATTATAAAATTGAGGTATCGGATGTTGAGTTTCATTTGCCCAAACCAAGCTACACGATTCACACGCTGGCATACCTCACCGAAAAACATCCCGACAAGGATTTTAAAGTAATCATTGGCGAAGACAACCTCGAAAGCTTTGCCAAATGGAAAAACCACGAGCAGATATTGAATCAATATGGCTTATATGTTTATCCACGGCCACATGTAACAAATTCTGACTTAAAGCGTCATGCCCATGTAAAAATGGTGGACGCCCCTTTGCTTGATATTTCTGCTACTTACATCCGTGAATCGATCAAGAACAATAAATCCATTCGCTACCTCGTTCCTGAAGCGGTGGAAGCAATCATTCGGTTGAAGGATTTTTATAAGTAA
- a CDS encoding amino acid permease: MSLFIKKPLEQLMAQTGDSGNGLKRTLGPWNLIALGIGAIIGAGLFVRTATAAGDAAGPAVVISYIIAGIGCAFAGLCYAEFASMIPIAGSAYAYAYVTMGEFMAWIIGWALVLEYALAGATVAISWSQYLNSLLGGAIPYEFCHGPFETSIDGITGIINVPAVIILIVVTLILIKGMQESAFINAIIVFVKVSIVLVFIFLGWGFINDANYTPFTIPETMPGQEGWNRHGWGGILGGAGIVFFAFIGFDAVSTAAQEAKNPKRDMPIGILGSLIICTILFVLFSHVLTGIANWTEFRGEGREASVVYAINKYMIGYEWLGPLITVAILAGFTSVILVMLMGQSRVFFSMSKDGLISKVFSDLHPKFRTPYKSNLILLFCVLPFGAFLPESLVGNLTSFGTLFAFVLVCVGIWVMRIKNPHAVRPFKTPLVPLIPALGAIICTALIVGLDYKTQLMAFGWLLFGLIIYFGYSKRNSVLRKG; the protein is encoded by the coding sequence ATGAGTTTATTTATAAAGAAGCCCCTTGAGCAATTGATGGCACAAACAGGTGATTCTGGAAATGGCCTTAAGCGCACATTAGGACCTTGGAATCTTATTGCATTAGGCATTGGCGCAATCATAGGTGCAGGGCTATTTGTTCGCACGGCTACAGCGGCAGGAGATGCAGCGGGGCCGGCAGTTGTTATATCGTACATTATTGCTGGAATCGGTTGTGCCTTTGCTGGATTATGTTACGCAGAGTTTGCGTCCATGATACCCATTGCAGGAAGCGCTTATGCCTATGCCTATGTAACCATGGGCGAGTTTATGGCCTGGATCATTGGATGGGCATTGGTATTGGAATATGCACTTGCGGGGGCAACGGTAGCAATATCATGGAGTCAGTATTTAAACAGTTTGCTGGGCGGGGCAATACCTTATGAATTTTGCCATGGACCTTTTGAAACATCCATAGACGGTATTACCGGAATCATCAATGTACCTGCAGTGATCATTCTGATAGTAGTTACATTAATTCTCATTAAAGGAATGCAAGAGTCCGCCTTTATTAATGCGATCATTGTGTTTGTAAAAGTTTCGATCGTTCTGGTTTTTATTTTTTTAGGATGGGGCTTTATAAACGATGCAAATTATACACCTTTTACAATACCCGAAACCATGCCTGGACAAGAAGGATGGAATCGCCACGGCTGGGGAGGAATCTTAGGTGGAGCAGGAATTGTATTTTTTGCTTTTATTGGTTTTGACGCGGTTTCCACAGCCGCCCAAGAGGCTAAAAACCCTAAACGCGATATGCCGATTGGCATTTTGGGTTCACTTATAATCTGCACTATTTTATTCGTGTTGTTTTCACACGTTCTTACGGGCATTGCCAATTGGACAGAATTTAGGGGTGAAGGACGCGAAGCTTCCGTAGTTTATGCAATCAATAAATATATGATTGGGTATGAATGGCTTGGTCCGCTGATCACTGTGGCGATACTGGCCGGATTTACTTCGGTCATTCTAGTCATGCTGATGGGGCAATCGCGGGTCTTCTTCTCCATGTCAAAAGATGGCCTCATTTCAAAGGTGTTCTCAGACTTGCATCCAAAATTTAGAACTCCCTATAAGTCGAATTTGATTTTACTTTTCTGCGTATTACCCTTCGGTGCTTTTTTACCGGAGAGCTTGGTAGGAAACCTAACAAGCTTTGGGACACTCTTCGCATTTGTACTGGTGTGCGTTGGCATTTGGGTGATGAGGATCAAAAATCCCCATGCAGTTCGTCCATTTAAAACACCGTTAGTGCCATTGATTCCGGCATTAGGTGCAATTATCTGTACCGCTCTTATTGTCGGTTTAGACTACAAAACACAACTAATGGCTTTTGGATGGTTGTTGTTCGGGTTAATTATTTATTTTGGATACAGCAAAAGAAACAGCGTGCTGAGGAAAGGCTGA
- a CDS encoding carboxypeptidase-like regulatory domain-containing protein, giving the protein MKRHLLNLVLITISFSSFAGGIRGTIKGDDGTALAFASIFVKQISNGAATDLEGKFELSLPPGQYDVLFQYLGYETQQQKITVGEGFTELKIVLKTQVIVLQNVVIKAGKEDPAYTIMRKAIAKAKYHTQQLDSYTAKVYIKGKGQLRDYPWLAKKALEKEGITKDRLFISESVSEIKYTRPKKYEEKVIAVYTNGKDRNTSPNQYVLGSFYEPDIAEVVTPLAPSAFSYYKFEYMGSFKEGQYEVSKIKVTPRSKGDNVFEGVIFIVEDWWSIHSLDLKTIKLGIKARIRQIYNPIEDKAWMPISQQFDVEGKVFGFDFYYNYLATTKDYKIKLNPDMVVAEMKVIDEKIEKEQAKKIEKKFSKKDQQLQERLASGKEVTNKELRQMVREYEKLEQKETKEPDVVFESKYTVDSAAYKKDSTFWADIRPAALSKQEERGYQVNDSMSVVQKQRDEGDTLRNKKGKKGFQLTDLLVGDTYKVSKTSDFRIHFPYGGFNTVEGFNLIYRTSLYKRWTVKDPRDTTKRKTSRLEISPIARYAFAREKLSGKLRVEFRDAKKRITLEGGTYIQQYNPNEPIHSFVNTATSLFVGENWMKIYEQDFVDLKYRQRFDEKFTFHSQFTWAKRYELFNKSNYTFFSGSKEKYTENAPINLENASTSFANNTAFIGSVGLEARPWQKFRIRNGNKIRIQNSSPLLTLDYRKGFDGLLGSEVSFDQLEIGARQQVKFGIRGTLDVNVKAGKFFNADKIFFMDYQHFLGNRTPIITTDPVGSFRLMDYYLYSTRDQYLSVNAHYHLRKFLITRIPFIRLMGVQENFFVNYLATPKSGNYTEVGYGLDGILRIFRLEGAVAFQNGSYIDYGFRIGISSNLSVSFGD; this is encoded by the coding sequence ATGAAAAGACACCTACTCAATTTGGTTTTGATAACCATTTCCTTTTCTTCCTTCGCTGGCGGAATAAGGGGGACTATTAAAGGAGATGACGGAACAGCCCTGGCATTTGCAAGTATTTTTGTCAAGCAAATATCCAACGGTGCGGCCACTGATCTGGAGGGCAAATTCGAATTATCGCTTCCACCCGGCCAATACGATGTCCTCTTTCAATATTTGGGCTACGAAACTCAACAGCAAAAGATAACAGTAGGCGAGGGCTTCACCGAATTAAAAATTGTATTAAAAACCCAAGTTATTGTTTTGCAGAATGTGGTAATCAAAGCTGGCAAAGAAGACCCTGCGTACACCATTATGCGCAAAGCTATCGCGAAAGCAAAATACCATACACAACAACTTGATAGCTATACGGCAAAGGTTTACATCAAAGGTAAAGGGCAGCTGAGAGATTACCCTTGGCTTGCTAAAAAGGCACTCGAGAAGGAAGGAATAACCAAAGACCGTTTGTTTATTTCAGAATCGGTAAGCGAAATCAAGTACACGCGACCAAAAAAATATGAAGAAAAAGTAATTGCCGTGTACACCAACGGCAAAGACCGCAACACATCCCCTAATCAATATGTGTTGGGTAGCTTTTACGAACCCGACATAGCGGAAGTGGTTACTCCGTTGGCGCCATCCGCTTTTTCATACTACAAGTTTGAATATATGGGCTCGTTCAAAGAAGGGCAATACGAAGTGAGCAAAATAAAAGTTACGCCTCGCTCTAAAGGTGACAATGTATTTGAAGGAGTAATTTTTATTGTGGAAGATTGGTGGAGCATACACAGCTTAGATTTAAAAACCATCAAGCTGGGGATCAAAGCGCGTATCCGCCAAATCTACAACCCGATTGAAGACAAAGCGTGGATGCCGATTTCACAGCAGTTTGATGTGGAAGGAAAAGTCTTTGGCTTTGATTTTTACTATAACTACCTGGCCACCACAAAAGATTACAAAATCAAATTGAATCCGGATATGGTAGTAGCCGAAATGAAAGTAATTGACGAAAAAATTGAAAAAGAACAGGCCAAAAAAATTGAAAAAAAATTCAGTAAGAAAGATCAACAGTTACAAGAGCGCTTGGCTTCTGGGAAAGAAGTAACCAATAAAGAGCTTCGGCAAATGGTTCGTGAATACGAAAAGCTAGAACAAAAGGAAACCAAAGAACCTGATGTGGTTTTTGAAAGCAAATATACCGTTGACTCGGCCGCTTATAAAAAAGACTCTACTTTCTGGGCTGATATTCGGCCTGCGGCTCTTTCAAAACAAGAAGAGCGAGGCTATCAAGTAAACGATAGCATGTCGGTAGTTCAAAAGCAACGAGATGAAGGCGATACGCTTCGAAACAAAAAAGGCAAGAAGGGATTTCAGCTTACGGATTTATTAGTTGGCGATACCTACAAAGTTTCTAAAACGTCTGATTTTAGAATCCATTTCCCATACGGTGGATTCAACACGGTGGAAGGCTTTAATCTAATCTACCGTACTAGCCTGTACAAACGATGGACGGTAAAAGACCCGAGAGATACTACCAAAAGAAAAACATCGCGATTGGAGATTAGCCCCATAGCACGTTATGCTTTTGCACGCGAAAAACTAAGCGGCAAGTTGCGAGTGGAATTTAGAGATGCTAAAAAAAGAATTACACTAGAGGGTGGTACCTATATTCAACAATATAACCCCAACGAACCCATTCATTCATTCGTCAATACCGCTACTTCGCTTTTTGTTGGTGAAAATTGGATGAAAATTTATGAGCAAGATTTTGTTGATCTCAAGTACCGACAACGTTTCGATGAAAAATTTACCTTCCATTCACAATTTACGTGGGCGAAGCGCTACGAACTTTTCAACAAATCGAATTATACTTTTTTCAGCGGCAGCAAAGAAAAATACACTGAAAACGCTCCAATCAACTTAGAGAATGCTTCTACTTCTTTTGCCAACAATACGGCATTCATTGGTTCGGTTGGGTTAGAAGCCAGGCCGTGGCAGAAGTTTAGGATTCGCAACGGCAATAAAATTCGCATTCAAAATTCATCACCGTTACTTACACTAGATTATCGCAAAGGCTTTGATGGCTTACTGGGAAGCGAAGTAAGTTTTGATCAATTGGAGATTGGTGCACGTCAGCAAGTAAAATTTGGAATCCGCGGCACATTGGATGTAAACGTAAAGGCTGGCAAGTTTTTCAATGCTGATAAAATTTTCTTTATGGATTATCAGCATTTTTTGGGTAATCGCACTCCTATTATTACCACCGATCCGGTGGGCAGCTTCCGCTTGATGGATTATTATCTTTACAGCACCCGTGATCAATACTTGAGTGTAAACGCTCATTACCACTTGCGAAAGTTTTTGATTACACGCATTCCCTTCATTCGTTTAATGGGTGTGCAAGAAAATTTCTTTGTCAACTATTTGGCCACCCCAAAATCAGGTAATTATACCGAAGTCGGTTATGGGCTTGATGGCATCTTGCGCATATTTAGATTAGAAGGGGCAGTTGCTTTCCAAAATGGTTCGTATATTGATTATGGTTTCCGGATAGGCATTAGCTCTAACCTGAGCGTAAGTTTCGGAGACTAG
- a CDS encoding YHS domain-containing protein produces MKNLSIVLCLLVANKLSVAQTQAERIKHFNTKKNIAIEGYDPVSYFDGKPLEGKSAINLTHQGITYHFANATNQQKFKANPEKYEPAYGGWCAYAMGEAGEKVKIDPETFKIIDGKVYLFYNFWGNNTLKDWNKNEKTLKTKGDQNWKRFLP; encoded by the coding sequence ATGAAAAACCTATCAATCGTTCTATGTCTTTTGGTTGCAAACAAACTTTCGGTTGCCCAAACACAGGCCGAACGCATAAAGCATTTCAATACCAAAAAAAATATTGCCATTGAAGGATATGATCCTGTCAGCTACTTTGATGGTAAGCCGCTGGAGGGAAAAAGCGCAATCAACCTCACCCATCAAGGGATTACTTACCATTTTGCCAATGCCACCAACCAGCAAAAGTTTAAAGCCAACCCAGAAAAGTATGAACCAGCCTACGGGGGTTGGTGTGCTTACGCGATGGGCGAAGCGGGCGAGAAAGTTAAAATTGACCCCGAGACCTTTAAAATAATTGACGGCAAAGTTTATTTGTTCTATAACTTTTGGGGCAACAATACCTTAAAAGATTGGAACAAGAACGAAAAGACCTTAAAAACCAAGGGTGATCAAAACTGGAAGCGGTTCTTGCCCTAA
- a CDS encoding ATP-binding protein, with the protein MNHLHLKDLEAIELDEDQLFELRQLVAEGEGGQLEFKRRASDPGRIVRELIAFANTHGGTLLVGVNDDGDISGVKFPEDESMGIVETLQKSCRPPLVYHESVIALSETKFIIRYDIPQSDKRPHFFVDKGLTESYVRVNDMSIKASAEMQEIIKRSKKKKDIRFAYGEHEKLLMTYLAEHTTITLDKFRALTKLNRFKASRKLILLVLANVLKITASEKGDIYSMPLR; encoded by the coding sequence ATGAATCACCTGCACCTCAAAGACCTCGAGGCAATTGAGCTTGATGAAGATCAATTGTTTGAGCTGCGACAGTTAGTGGCGGAAGGAGAGGGAGGGCAACTAGAGTTTAAAAGAAGAGCGAGTGATCCCGGTCGGATTGTGCGTGAGTTGATTGCTTTTGCCAATACCCACGGGGGCACATTATTGGTAGGGGTAAACGATGACGGGGATATTTCCGGGGTCAAGTTTCCAGAAGACGAATCGATGGGTATTGTGGAAACCTTACAAAAATCTTGCAGGCCACCATTGGTCTATCATGAATCCGTTATCGCACTTTCAGAAACCAAATTCATTATTCGGTATGATATTCCGCAAAGCGACAAACGTCCACACTTTTTTGTGGATAAAGGTCTTACAGAAAGCTATGTACGAGTGAACGACATGAGTATTAAAGCTTCCGCTGAGATGCAGGAAATCATTAAGCGGTCGAAAAAGAAAAAAGACATACGATTTGCCTATGGTGAACATGAAAAATTATTGATGACTTATTTGGCAGAACACACGACCATCACTCTTGACAAATTTCGTGCATTGACCAAACTAAATCGCTTTAAGGCATCGCGTAAGCTGATTTTATTAGTGCTGGCAAATGTGCTTAAGATAACCGCCTCTGAAAAGGGGGATATTTATTCAATGCCCTTACGTTAA
- a CDS encoding glycosyltransferase family 2 protein: MIFFLIPVFNEEKNIPNLYRELADFSLPEEAFFVFSDDGSTDQSKAIIEDLFKDNLFIILGDGINRGPGAAFNTGFEWILNESKSDSDCVVTLEADCTSDLSILPVMLMLNKMKYDLVLASVYAQGGGFEQTSFYRKFTSACANFLFRFLFNVQVLTLSSFYRVYSLSILQTIKKASPALIAETGFICMLEILVKCIKQGAEVIEVPMRLHSSKRQGQSKMKVFKTTLQYFRFLFKNRD; this comes from the coding sequence ATGATTTTTTTTCTGATTCCCGTTTTTAATGAAGAGAAAAATATCCCCAACCTCTACCGCGAGTTAGCTGATTTTTCGTTGCCCGAGGAAGCGTTTTTTGTTTTCTCGGATGATGGATCAACCGATCAATCCAAAGCGATTATTGAAGATTTATTTAAAGATAACTTGTTCATTATTTTGGGAGACGGCATCAACCGTGGACCGGGTGCTGCCTTCAACACCGGCTTTGAATGGATTTTGAATGAGAGCAAATCAGATTCAGATTGCGTAGTCACCTTAGAGGCCGACTGCACTTCTGATCTTTCGATATTACCTGTGATGTTGATGCTGAACAAAATGAAGTACGATTTAGTGCTGGCCTCCGTTTATGCACAAGGTGGAGGCTTTGAGCAAACATCGTTCTATCGAAAGTTTACATCTGCGTGTGCTAATTTCCTTTTTCGGTTTTTGTTTAATGTACAAGTGCTAACGCTAAGTTCATTCTATCGGGTATATAGCCTTTCTATTTTGCAAACGATTAAAAAAGCAAGCCCTGCACTAATAGCCGAGACGGGTTTTATTTGCATGTTAGAAATTTTGGTGAAATGCATAAAGCAAGGAGCAGAAGTAATAGAAGTGCCCATGCGGTTGCACTCAAGCAAGCGCCAAGGCCAATCGAAGATGAAGGTTTTTAAAACAACCCTCCAATATTTTAGATTCCTGTTTAAAAATCGTGATTAG
- the selD gene encoding selenide, water dikinase SelD, translating into MESIKLTQFSHGAGCGCKISPSVLDTMLHSALPKANFPSLLVGNESKDDAAVFDLGDGTCIVSTTDFFMPIVDDAFTFGAIASVNAISDVYAMGGEPLMAIAILGWPINKIATEVAQQVLEGSRKICAEAGIPLAGGHSIDCPEPVFGLAVTGKLKNEELKRNDTAKEGALLYLTKPLGIGIVTTAQKKGIVKEEHLQKAVDTMLTLNKAGAAFGKLAYISAMTDVTGFGLLGHLAEVCEGSGLSAEIEFDKVPKFDFLDFYLQQKSMPGGTQRNWDSYSSKIGSLGEMQRAVLADPQTSGGLLVCVDPQHAHAFEQSTKDLGLSLKSFGKLVKQNEKLIHIR; encoded by the coding sequence ATGGAGTCTATAAAACTCACTCAATTCAGTCACGGTGCTGGCTGTGGATGTAAAATCTCCCCGTCCGTATTAGATACCATGCTTCACTCGGCTTTGCCAAAAGCAAACTTTCCTTCTTTACTGGTTGGCAATGAATCAAAAGATGATGCAGCCGTATTTGATTTAGGCGATGGAACGTGCATTGTAAGCACCACCGATTTTTTTATGCCCATCGTAGATGATGCGTTTACATTTGGTGCAATTGCTTCTGTAAATGCCATAAGCGATGTGTACGCCATGGGTGGCGAACCTTTAATGGCGATTGCCATACTGGGTTGGCCCATCAACAAAATAGCAACAGAGGTAGCGCAGCAAGTATTGGAAGGCAGCCGAAAAATTTGTGCAGAGGCGGGCATTCCCTTGGCTGGTGGTCATAGTATCGATTGCCCCGAACCCGTGTTTGGCCTTGCTGTAACAGGCAAGCTGAAAAATGAAGAACTGAAAAGAAATGATACAGCAAAAGAAGGCGCACTACTTTACCTAACAAAACCGTTGGGCATCGGCATCGTTACCACCGCCCAAAAGAAGGGAATTGTAAAAGAAGAGCATCTACAAAAAGCCGTTGACACGATGTTAACGCTCAACAAAGCCGGTGCTGCTTTTGGAAAGCTAGCGTACATCTCCGCCATGACCGATGTAACTGGCTTCGGTTTGCTCGGTCATCTTGCCGAAGTGTGCGAGGGCAGTGGGCTATCGGCAGAGATCGAATTTGACAAAGTGCCGAAGTTTGATTTTTTAGATTTCTATCTACAACAAAAATCGATGCCAGGGGGCACGCAACGCAATTGGGATAGCTACAGTAGCAAAATTGGCTCGTTAGGCGAAATGCAGCGGGCCGTTTTGGCAGACCCACAAACAAGTGGTGGCTTATTGGTGTGTGTTGATCCGCAACACGCGCATGCATTTGAACAATCCACTAAGGATTTAGGACTTTCTCTAAAGTCATTTGGAAAACTGGTAAAGCAGAACGAAAAATTAATCCATATTCGATGA
- a CDS encoding GDP-mannose 4,6-dehydratase has translation MHNHVLITGVAGMIGSHLSEILLERGYAVTGIDDLSYGSMNNLSNSVKNPNFKFYRVNILDFDTLKILAKDVTTIIHLAAVKKISEKDISLPTLMVNTKGTENVFEVAKMWGCKVVFASTSDVYGMSPDLPLNEDGDLLIGPSMIKRWSYAVSKLYGEQLAFGYYNDHKVPVVVIRYFGGFSPRSNFAWSGGHVPIFIRAILNDEEVVVHGDGTQTRSMGFVTDLVNGTVLALESEKAVGELINIGNDEELSVLDTAKLIHEIANTGKKLKIKFVPMSEVFGKYKDIQRRIPDLQKAKSILGYAPQVKLAEAIRITLKEIDQTK, from the coding sequence GTGCATAATCATGTATTAATTACAGGCGTTGCCGGGATGATCGGTTCTCACTTGTCAGAAATTTTATTGGAAAGAGGCTATGCCGTTACTGGGATTGATGACCTGTCGTACGGAAGCATGAACAATCTATCCAACAGCGTAAAAAATCCTAATTTCAAATTCTATCGCGTTAATATCCTTGATTTTGATACGCTTAAAATTTTGGCCAAAGATGTTACTACGATCATTCATTTGGCTGCGGTAAAGAAAATTTCAGAGAAGGACATTAGCCTGCCCACGCTCATGGTGAATACCAAAGGCACTGAAAATGTTTTTGAAGTGGCTAAAATGTGGGGCTGCAAAGTGGTGTTTGCTTCTACCTCTGATGTGTATGGCATGTCGCCTGATCTGCCACTTAATGAAGATGGTGATTTGCTTATCGGCCCCAGTATGATTAAACGCTGGAGCTATGCTGTTTCTAAATTGTATGGGGAGCAACTTGCTTTTGGTTATTACAACGACCACAAAGTGCCTGTGGTAGTAATTCGTTATTTTGGAGGCTTCAGTCCTCGATCAAATTTTGCCTGGAGTGGCGGGCATGTGCCTATTTTCATCCGAGCTATTTTAAATGATGAAGAAGTGGTGGTGCATGGCGATGGAACCCAAACACGATCAATGGGTTTTGTCACCGATTTGGTGAACGGCACGGTGCTCGCTCTAGAAAGTGAAAAAGCAGTCGGTGAATTGATAAACATTGGCAATGATGAAGAATTGTCTGTTTTGGATACTGCCAAGTTGATTCACGAAATTGCCAATACCGGAAAAAAATTGAAGATCAAATTTGTGCCAATGAGTGAAGTTTTCGGTAAATACAAAGATATTCAGCGAAGAATACCCGATTTACAGAAAGCAAAATCTATTCTTGGATATGCACCACAAGTAAAATTGGCCGAAGCCATTCGCATCACACTAAAGGAGATAGATCAGACCAAATGA
- the mnmH gene encoding tRNA 2-selenouridine(34) synthase MnmH → MPLSIPEFFSLRPTLPLVDVRSEGEFQTGHVPSAANIPLLNNAERVIVGTAYKQQGQAIAIKEGFRLVGPRLACIVDEAERISNGKELLVYCWRGGMRSNNFAQFANMAKIKCHTLKGGYKTYRQFAADYFSQPLELILIGGCTGSGKSEVLRALKSAGEQILDLEDLANHKGSAFGALMMPPQPTTEQFHNNLFEELLQLDLSKRIWIEDESITIGKVFLPPTFWTQMKNSPVVQMDVPKEVRIQRLVNEYGHADQEEFLACMDKITKRLGGQHYKAAKEKWLAGDAFTTIDILLTYYDKYYSSSLENKSSRVVASMFWNGESSKNFAKQIIDLKIKNQIDVVSLYSGK, encoded by the coding sequence ATGCCTTTGTCTATTCCAGAATTTTTTTCGCTACGACCTACATTGCCTTTGGTGGATGTTCGCTCCGAAGGCGAGTTTCAAACAGGGCATGTGCCATCGGCTGCAAACATCCCGTTGCTTAACAATGCAGAACGCGTAATTGTGGGCACGGCCTACAAACAACAAGGTCAAGCCATTGCCATCAAAGAGGGTTTCCGATTGGTGGGCCCGCGCTTAGCCTGTATTGTTGATGAAGCAGAAAGGATTTCAAATGGAAAAGAATTGTTAGTGTATTGCTGGCGTGGCGGCATGCGCTCCAACAACTTTGCGCAATTTGCCAACATGGCAAAAATAAAATGCCATACCCTAAAGGGGGGCTATAAAACCTACCGTCAATTTGCCGCTGATTATTTCAGCCAACCCCTTGAGCTAATTTTAATTGGTGGCTGCACAGGCAGCGGCAAAAGTGAAGTGTTGCGAGCTTTAAAATCCGCTGGCGAGCAAATTCTAGATTTAGAAGACTTGGCCAACCACAAAGGATCAGCCTTTGGTGCCCTGATGATGCCCCCTCAGCCAACCACCGAACAATTTCACAACAACTTGTTTGAAGAACTTCTTCAACTTGATTTATCAAAAAGGATTTGGATTGAAGATGAATCCATCACCATTGGCAAAGTTTTTTTACCACCTACTTTCTGGACGCAAATGAAAAACAGCCCAGTCGTCCAAATGGACGTGCCGAAAGAAGTACGCATCCAGCGATTGGTAAACGAATATGGCCATGCCGACCAAGAAGAATTTTTGGCGTGTATGGATAAAATCACCAAGCGGCTAGGGGGGCAACATTACAAAGCGGCCAAAGAAAAATGGTTGGCGGGAGATGCCTTTACCACCATCGATATTTTGTTGACCTATTACGATAAATATTATTCAAGTAGTTTAGAGAATAAATCAAGCCGTGTTGTGGCGTCCATGTTTTGGAATGGAGAAAGTAGCAAGAATTTTGCTAAACAAATTATTGACCTCAAAATAAAGAACCAAATCGATGTCGTTTCATTGTATTCCGGTAAATAA
- a CDS encoding PLDc N-terminal domain-containing protein, with product MALFHVYDLFTKSRRNQKFLWMIFLFTVPIISFFIYRNTMKRHRFGSLF from the coding sequence TTGGCTTTATTTCATGTTTATGATTTGTTTACTAAAAGCCGGAGAAATCAAAAATTTCTTTGGATGATATTTTTATTCACTGTTCCCATCATCAGTTTTTTTATTTACCGGAATACAATGAAACGACATCGATTTGGTTCTTTATTTTGA
- a CDS encoding glutaminyl-peptide cyclotransferase, whose translation MMKDCLFIALALLIFGCGSKKESKSESNTSLIDYTIVKVFPHDAKAFTQGLVVEQGNLLESTGQNGTSWIAEVDIVTGKQEKKVELDKQYFGEGITVLNNKIYQLTWKSKVGFIYSINYEKIGEFNYDREGWGITHNSENLIASDGTEKLYFLDTLTLAVKKTITVSEKGKAINNLNELEYIDGFIYANVWQTNFIVKINPANGEVVGTLDLTQVAEVVYPGNPNADVLNGIAYEPKSKLVLVTGKLWPALVAIRLK comes from the coding sequence ATGATGAAGGATTGTTTATTTATTGCATTGGCGCTATTGATTTTTGGTTGCGGCTCAAAAAAAGAAAGCAAGTCAGAAAGCAACACATCTCTGATTGATTATACTATCGTAAAAGTTTTTCCGCACGATGCCAAAGCCTTTACACAAGGGCTGGTGGTGGAGCAAGGAAATCTATTGGAAAGTACTGGTCAAAACGGCACCTCTTGGATTGCCGAAGTGGATATCGTTACGGGCAAACAAGAAAAGAAAGTAGAGTTAGACAAACAATATTTTGGTGAAGGCATCACGGTGCTAAACAACAAGATTTATCAACTCACTTGGAAAAGCAAAGTGGGATTCATCTACTCCATAAATTATGAAAAGATTGGCGAGTTTAACTATGACCGCGAAGGATGGGGTATCACCCACAACAGTGAAAATTTGATTGCGAGCGATGGCACAGAGAAATTATACTTTTTAGATACACTTACGTTGGCCGTGAAAAAGACAATAACGGTTTCAGAAAAAGGAAAAGCTATTAACAACCTAAATGAATTGGAATACATTGATGGCTTCATTTATGCCAATGTATGGCAAACCAATTTCATTGTAAAAATCAATCCTGCCAATGGCGAAGTTGTAGGTACACTAGATCTAACCCAAGTGGCCGAGGTAGTGTATCCGGGCAACCCCAATGCCGATGTGTTGAATGGCATCGCTTACGAACCCAAGAGCAAATTGGTTTTGGTTACGGGCAAACTTTGGCCTGCCTTAGTGGCCATTCGATTGAAATAG